One Halomonas sp. M4R1S46 genomic window carries:
- a CDS encoding ABC transporter ATP-binding protein: protein MSNSFPADASPILHAAHLTKRVESGERSLTILSDLDLSVFPGESVAILGQSGAGKSTLLGLLAGLDAPSGGELRLFGASLAELDEDGRARLRAGRVGFVFQNFQLLPTLTALENVLLPLELSGDGEAPARAREWLDRVGLGERLDHLPKQLSGGEQQRVALARAFVTGAELVFADEPTGNLDPATGERIIDTLFALNREAGTTLVLVTHDHALARRCDRCLHLVAGRLAEGDPAEVAP, encoded by the coding sequence ATGTCCAATTCCTTTCCGGCGGATGCCTCGCCCATCCTACACGCCGCCCACCTCACCAAGCGGGTCGAGAGTGGCGAGCGCTCGCTGACCATTCTGAGTGATCTCGACCTCTCGGTGTTCCCCGGCGAGAGCGTGGCGATCCTCGGCCAGAGCGGGGCGGGCAAGTCGACCCTGCTCGGCCTGCTGGCCGGGCTCGACGCCCCCAGCGGCGGCGAGCTCCGGCTGTTCGGCGCCTCCCTGGCCGAGCTCGACGAGGACGGCCGAGCCCGGCTGCGCGCCGGGCGCGTCGGCTTCGTGTTCCAGAACTTCCAGCTGTTGCCGACCCTCACGGCGCTGGAGAACGTGCTGCTGCCCCTGGAACTGTCGGGGGACGGCGAGGCGCCGGCCCGGGCCCGCGAGTGGCTCGACCGGGTGGGCCTCGGCGAGCGCCTGGACCACCTGCCCAAGCAGCTCTCCGGCGGCGAGCAGCAGCGGGTGGCGCTGGCCCGGGCCTTCGTCACCGGCGCTGAGCTGGTCTTCGCCGACGAGCCCACCGGCAACCTCGACCCGGCCACCGGGGAGCGGATCATCGACACCCTCTTCGCCCTCAATCGCGAGGCCGGCACCACCCTGGTGCTGGTCACCCATGACCACGCCCTGGCGCGGCGCTGCGATCGTTGCCTGCACCTGGTGGCGGGGCGCCTCGCCGAGGGCGACCCGGCGGAGGTCGCGCCATGA